The Nostoc cf. commune SO-36 genomic sequence TCCCGGACTGATCTCTGCTGATATGGTGAAACCGGGTGCTGTTGTGGTAGATGTGGGAATGAATCGTGTCACCGATGCTAGTGGCAACAGTCGCTTAATTGGCGATGTCAATTTTGAATCAACTGCTGCTGTAGCAGGATTTATCACCCCCGTTCCTGGTGGTGTTGGCCCTATGACTGTCGCCATACTATTGCAAAATACATTTGCTAGCTATTCTAGAGCAGCAAGAGAACAAAAAGAGTGATGAGTTAAAACAATTCGCAATTCGCAATTCGCAATTCGCAATTACGTTTTGTGACGGGAATTTAGACCCCGACACAAAACGGGCTGCCTGTCTTGCTGGGGACTTAAACCCCCAAAGTTTGTTAAAAGTGATGAGTTAAAAGTTAAGAGTTATTAATTCCTAACTTCTAACTGCTAATTCCTAACTTCTAACTCCCAAACTCTTCATTTTTTCAGCGCCACAGCACCTTAAAATTGTGACGTATGAGACGAAAATCGCAAAATGTTAGGATTTAAAGCATGGTAGCAACTGATAACGTTCAAAAGACACCACCAGAGGAAGCCACGTTTAACTTAGCAGCCTATCTAAAAGAGCGACAAAAGCTTTGTGATACTGCCTTGGATCAGGCTATCCCAATTATTTATCCAGAAAAGATTTATGAGGCGATGCGCTACTCGTTATTAGCTGGAGGCAAGCGTGTACGTCCTATTCTTTGCCTTGCTACCTGTGAAATGATGGGTGGAACCATTGAGATGGCCATGCCAACGGCTTGTGCGGTGGAGATGATCCATACAATGTCGTTGATTCATGACGACCTCCCAGCGATGGATAATGACGATTACCGTCGTGGAAAGCTGACGAATCATAAAGTTTATGGCGAAGATGTGGCGATTTTAGCTGGCGATGGCTTATTAGCTCTCGCTTTTGAGTTTGTTGCCATTGAAACCCCCCAAAACGTTCCTAGAGAGCTAGTCTTGCAGGTAATTGCCCGTCTTGGTCGGGCGCTGGGGGCAGCTGGCTTGGTCGGCGGTCAAGTTGTCGATTTAGAGTCAGAAGGTAAACCAGATATTTCCCTAGAAACCCTAAATTTCATTCATAAACACAAAACAGCCGCTCTTTTGGAAGCTTGCGTAGTTTGTGGTGGGATCATCGCTGGGGCATCACCTGAAGATGTGCAACGGCTGACCCGTTATGCTCAAAATATTGGGCTAGCATTCCAAATTATCGATGATATTTTAGATGTCACTTCTACCCAAGAGCAATTAGGTAAAACTGCTGGCAAAGACCAAAAAGCCCAGAAAGTGACCTATCCTAGCCTTTGGGGGCTAGAGGAATCGCGCTTAAAAGCTCAAGAGCTAGTTAAAGCAGCTTGTGTGGAATTAGAACCATTTGGAGACAAAGCCAAACAACTCCAAGCGATCGCTCATTTTATTACCAGCCGCAATAACTAATAACGTTTTGGGGAATTCGTAATTTCTATAGCGTAAGCGTTTGATTGGTTTTAAATGGGTGGTTTATTGATGCCATGCTGTACTACACCTGCAAGCAGAATTCAAAACTCGAAAAGTTTATCAAGTAAGCTTTTGGGTGATTTTGAATAATGGCTGTGTTTCCATCGTGATGTACTAAGTGAATTTTGAATTTTAGGTTGAATCTAAATGTTTCCTCAACCAACAACTGCTGCTAATATTTACTAACCTAACCAAAATACCATGCAGGACATAGGCAACATTTTAGACAACCGGGTGCTGCTGGTTGCTCTGGTAGCTTGTTTAATTGCTCAAGCATTAAAGCTCGTAGTCGAGATCGTCAAAAATCGCAAACTGAATGTGCGTGTTTTGGTGACAACCGGAGGTATGCCCAGTGCCCATTCGGCTCTGGTTACAGCTTTAGCCGCAGGTGTAGGGCAAACACTGGGCTGGGCATCTCCTGATTTTGCCGTTGCGATCGTTTTTGCCATCATCGTCATGTATGATGCAGCCGGAGTTCGTCAAGCGGCAGGTAAGCAAGCTCGTATCCTCAATCAAATGATTGATGAATTATTTCATGAAAAACCAGACTTTAGCCAAGACCGTTTGAAAGAATTACTCGGACATACACCAGTTCAGGTAATCGCTGGGTCGGCTTTGGGCATAACCATCTATTGGTTAGCTAGGTCTGCTTATTAGTCAATAGTCTACAGCCCACAGTTTATTAACTAATGACCAATGACTAATGACTAATGACTACAACCGCACAGTTGAGCGCAGCAAAATCACCTTACGACTATCTACGATGCTGGCAACGAAACCGCCATTGTTTAGCTTCTGCAATGTGTTGTAAGCTTCACTTTGGTTAGTTGTATAAACTGCCAGCAAGTAAGGGCGTTGTCCATAAGAAACAAAACCGACGTTACCTCCTACTGCTTGCTGCACACTATTTACTAGTTCTGGACGGTTGTAATAATCTACCAGCACTGCATAACCCTCTCCTAAGGCTTGAGGATTATAGCTGAGTGTTTGCTGAGGTGGCTGTGCCTGCCTCTGTGGCTGTGGCTGTGTTTGTGCTTGCACATCTGGTGTTGTTGGTCGAGTGGTAATTATGGCAGACAAGCCAACAATATTGCTGACATATCTCGCCCAACGATTAGCATCATCGATTTTGTTAAAGCCCCCTACTCGCGTCACAGTTTCGTTGAGATATTTGCAGGTGATGGTTTTAAGTTCAGGTGGTAAGGCACTACGCAACTGCTTTTGATTATTTGCTGTGGGACTGACTACTAATAAAAGATACTCACCCGCATTTGGTGGTTGACAAGAGGGAATGGCTTGTTGGGCAAAGACAGAGCTTATGCCACCAATCAACCCTGCCATCGCTAATCCTAAAACACTTGGTAAAGTCTGAAATCTACGCACAAAAGTTAGATTATGTAAATCAAGGTGTCTTAGAAGATTTTATAAGAAAAAAGATAAAAACCTAGTTAGTTCAGTATGGGAATAAAAAGAGTGTCAAAAAATATATTTTGCTACTCAAAAATAAAATTAGAAAGTGGGAAGTAAAGAAGGGAATAGGTTACAGGTTAGAGGGTACAGATTATTCCCTATAACCTGTCACCTCTAACCTAATCCCAATGCCCCATGCCCCATGCCCCATTCCTAAGATACGGTAGCTAACGATGCCAAAGCATCTGGTATTGCTTCAGAAGGAGCCTGGAATTCTCCTGTGATGACGTACTCTAAACGCAGTTTTAACCAAGTAATAAATTGGGGATTAATAGAAATAATCGCCACTGCTGGTTGAGGACACTTTGCCTTTAGCTCTTTAAACTGCGGTGTTTCCAAGAAAGCTGGTTGTTCAACCAACCAAAAATCTATTTGTTTTTCTTGTTCGTGGTAATAACGGGTACGTTCTTTAATAACTTCGTGTATCGGTTCTTCTTCGAGAAGAAAACGTTTACTAGCCAAAACGTAATAGTATGTTTGCATTTTCATCCTTTGGTTGCTATGTGAATAATTTAAGGGCACAGTGCTGCACTCTGTACCCTTACAAGCTAACTTTTGTGAGATTTCTTGAACCAAGAACTGAACGGACAAGCACTTTTTTGGTTTTCAGCATTGGTTTGTTTGCCACCAGATGTTAGCTTTTCCAAGAACAGATTATTGTCAAAGTAGTGTTCTAAGGAAATAACCTTCAAGTCATCGGTAACTTTTGCAATGCTCATGCCGATAATTTCTACTGTCTCTCCAGTAGGTGCATGGCCTTTATATTCTCCGTTAAAATGTCCCCAATGCCGCCATTTGAATGTGACATTTGGAGGCCCTGAGAAAACTTCCAGTACTTCCCAAGGAAATCCCTGGGGAAATGTTGTGTGGAAGACCTTTGCGGATGATTCAAAGCTTTCTTCTGAAGCCTTGTAGTGTTCTGAATCAGCCATAAATAAATTGTAAGTACCTTGAACTGATAAATCTGCTGCGGTATACTCTACTCCGCCATTGGTACTCACCCGAAAGTTTTCATTAACAATAGATAACCACTGTTGAGGGTTAGCTTTGAAGGATACCTCCATCTCGAAGGTTCGCACTAAGTTTTGCACGATCGCTTCTAGTGTACCTTCAAGGTGATTGTAGATACTTTCTTTAGCGAGATTTTCTTTGGAACGGGAATAATCAGGCGGTATCTGATAACGCCACTCGACATCAGTGCTTTCTGCTATCACTCGATCTCGATCCTGTACCCAAAGTGGCAGGTTGTTAGATTGTGTTGCGCTCATAGAAGTTTTTGCTGAAGATTTGATCCCAATTTCTAGATTTCGCAGTGACAACCCCTCTTTTAAGATACGGGAGCAGGGGGAGCAGGGGGAGCAGGGGAAGCAGGGGGAATAGAGGGGAGGTTGTTGTAAGTGTTTCCCCTCTGCCTAATACCCCATGCCCCATGCCCTATGCCCCATCCCCTTTTATAGCTTGCCTCATCTCCCGGACTGCCCTTTCTATACCTACTAATGCTGCCCGGCTGATGATGGTATGACCAATGTTCAGTTCTTCTATGCCCGGAAGCGTAGCCACCGGATAGACGTTCCAGTAGGTGAGTCCATGACCAGCGTTGACTCGCAATCCAGCTTGAATCGCTTGTTCACAACCTTTCGCTAATATGGCTAATTCTCGCTGGCGATTTGCTTCATCCTTAGCCTCAGCGTATTGTCCGGTGTGCAATTCAATAAACTGCGCTTGCACCTTGACAGATGCTTCAATTTGTGCAGCTTCTGCATCGATAAATAAACTAACTGGAATATTAGCGCTTTGCAATTTATCGACTATCTCACCTATTCTAGCAATTTGCAGGACAATATCTAGTCCGCCTTCTGTTGTGACTTCTTGGCGCTTTTCGGGGACTAAGGTCACGTAATCTGGTTTGATATCGAGAGCGATCGCTAGCATTTCGTCTGTAGCGGCCATTTCTAAATTAAGATGCGATCGCACTGTTTGCCGCAATATTTGTACATCCCTGTCTTGGATATGCCGCCGATCTTCGCGCAGATGCACTGTAATTCCATCTGCACCGCCTAATTCTGCCAGCACCGCCGCCGCTACGGGGTCTGGTTCCACTGTCCGCCGTGCTTGCCGGATAGTGGCGATGTGGTCAATGTTAACGCCAAGTGTAGCCACCCCAAATTTCTCCCAAATCCACAGTCCTCAGAACTTGATTTTACCGGAAATAGCGGGAATTTTGCTGGAGAAGCTAAAGACAGATTACATACGGAAAATGCAATGTCTAAGATGTCTTGATTTTTATTGTTGTGAAGAATAATTTATGATAAAAATCTAAGGCTTTCTCAGAAAGGCGATCGCTCATGACTACTGAGACAAATCCAGCAGCCATTGTGGACTGGGAACCCCCCATGCCTCCAACAGATTTAATTTTTGATGATGGTGAACCCTTGGAATCAAATCGCCACCGTATTGCCATGAATGTGTTGATTCGGTCATTGCATCAAGCTTGGGGCGATCGCAATGATTTTTTTGCTGGCGGCAATATGTTTATTTACTACAGCAGCACCCAGGTTCGTAACCGTGATTTCCGAGGCCCAGATTTCTTTACAGTGCTAAATGTTG encodes the following:
- the crtE gene encoding geranylgeranyl diphosphate synthase CrtE, translated to MVATDNVQKTPPEEATFNLAAYLKERQKLCDTALDQAIPIIYPEKIYEAMRYSLLAGGKRVRPILCLATCEMMGGTIEMAMPTACAVEMIHTMSLIHDDLPAMDNDDYRRGKLTNHKVYGEDVAILAGDGLLALAFEFVAIETPQNVPRELVLQVIARLGRALGAAGLVGGQVVDLESEGKPDISLETLNFIHKHKTAALLEACVVCGGIIAGASPEDVQRLTRYAQNIGLAFQIIDDILDVTSTQEQLGKTAGKDQKAQKVTYPSLWGLEESRLKAQELVKAACVELEPFGDKAKQLQAIAHFITSRNN
- a CDS encoding divergent PAP2 family protein, which produces MQDIGNILDNRVLLVALVACLIAQALKLVVEIVKNRKLNVRVLVTTGGMPSAHSALVTALAAGVGQTLGWASPDFAVAIVFAIIVMYDAAGVRQAAGKQARILNQMIDELFHEKPDFSQDRLKELLGHTPVQVIAGSALGITIYWLARSAY
- a CDS encoding MgPME-cyclase complex family protein, yielding MQTYYYVLASKRFLLEEEPIHEVIKERTRYYHEQEKQIDFWLVEQPAFLETPQFKELKAKCPQPAVAIISINPQFITWLKLRLEYVITGEFQAPSEAIPDALASLATVS
- a CDS encoding nuclear transport factor 2 family protein, whose protein sequence is MSATQSNNLPLWVQDRDRVIAESTDVEWRYQIPPDYSRSKENLAKESIYNHLEGTLEAIVQNLVRTFEMEVSFKANPQQWLSIVNENFRVSTNGGVEYTAADLSVQGTYNLFMADSEHYKASEESFESSAKVFHTTFPQGFPWEVLEVFSGPPNVTFKWRHWGHFNGEYKGHAPTGETVEIIGMSIAKVTDDLKVISLEHYFDNNLFLEKLTSGGKQTNAENQKSACPFSSWFKKSHKS
- a CDS encoding pyridoxine 5'-phosphate synthase; its protein translation is MATLGVNIDHIATIRQARRTVEPDPVAAAVLAELGGADGITVHLREDRRHIQDRDVQILRQTVRSHLNLEMAATDEMLAIALDIKPDYVTLVPEKRQEVTTEGGLDIVLQIARIGEIVDKLQSANIPVSLFIDAEAAQIEASVKVQAQFIELHTGQYAEAKDEANRQRELAILAKGCEQAIQAGLRVNAGHGLTYWNVYPVATLPGIEELNIGHTIISRAALVGIERAVREMRQAIKGDGA